The Paenibacillus amylolyticus genome contains the following window.
ATGCCTGGACGTTGGAATATCAAGGTTCATCTGCTAACCAAATCGCTGGATGCATTGGATGCCGAATTCGAGATCGACACTGCCAAGCCATAGTTACACAACGTTAATATTGAGAAGTGACCCAATCTAAAATTAGTGTTTCTACAAACTGCAAATGTAGTGAAGGGAACGAAAGTGATTCTGGAGAAGCGAAGCGTTCGCCTTTATCCCCGGATTTCATCCTACTTAATATAAATTTGAACTAATAATTACACTGAAACGGAGAGGACAGAAAAAACCTGAAAAAGCGAAGCGTGCGCCTTTATCACCAGATTATACCCTTGAAAAAGGGAATCAAAAAAATCTGGGGATAACAGCGATTGGAAGGTTATTCTGTCATCGGAGTGTATGTGTAAATCGTATTTAGTTTAATTTATAAGTTGCATAAAAAATCCGGGAATAACGGTGATCGAAAGAACCGTTCGTAACCGAACGGTGCCTTTGCAGAGCGTAGACACTCACTTAAGAAAATGGGCCGCATCATATATGATAAGAACTGAGAGGGGTTATTTATTTTGAAGAAAACATCATGGATTTCCAAACTGACATCCACTATCGCAACTGGTACGGCAGCATTTATGTTATTCGCTGGATTCGCTAGCGCCCACGTTACCGTTAGCCCATCCGTTGCACAGACAAGCGCATGGCAGACGTACACAATTAAGATTCCTTCCGAGAAAGAATTACCGACAACCAAAATCACGATGAAAGTTCCAGAAGGTGTGTCATTCAAGCAATATCAACCACTGGCAGGCTGGAAAATCACCACGGAGAAAAACGATTCCAATGAAGTCACATCGATCACATGGGAAATCGACGGCGATAACGAAGGTATTCTGGCAGGACAATTCCAGCAGTTCAACTTCGTTGTACAGAACCCTAAAGCGGAAGCTGAAGTTGCTTGGGATGCGTTCCAATATTACAGCGATGGCAGCATCGTAGAATGGACAGGCCAACCGAGTGACAGCAACCCGCATAGTATTACAACCATCAGTGAAGATCCTGCTGCTACAGATAATGCTGCGGCAGGTGGAGATCATCACAGCACTGGTACTGCCGATGAAGAACATGATAGTACAGGTACAGAAGCGGGTACTGGTGATAACGCGGCTAACGACGATAACAAAGCAAATGATGACACCACGCTGGGCGATGCACTTAATGACACGGTTACAGGTGAGCCGAATAACACCGATACAGACCCGGGTACATTGAAGCTTCAACAGGCAACATTGATTGTATCCATTCTGGCTCTGATCCTCTCCTTCCTGGGAATCGCTCTGGCGACACGTCGCAAAAAACGCTAAGAACAATTTGCAGCAGACAATATATGTGGCAATCACAAAGAAACCTATGGCATACGGGATCAACCCCGATGTACCATAGGCTTCTTTTTGTCTATCCATGCTGATTGCCATCCGCAATATGGCATCAGCCACACTGCTCTTTAGCGTTCCTGATCCGTCTGGATCATAATCTCGATATATTGCAGCAAGCTTTTCTTCTGCATCTCGATGGATTGAATACGTTTGGACAGGCCCGCAAAAAACTCTTCAATCTGCTGGCGTGTATAATCAGCAGACTGCCCTTTCCAATCGTTCAGGCGACTGTATAGCGCCCTCGCTTCCTGTTCATCGGCTTGCAGACGGGCAAGCAGCTGTGTCAGTTCTTTTTCCGCAATTCGAAGATCATTCAATTCCACCAGCAATTGTCCACCCACTTGCGTTCCCCTCCCCCATGTACGTGATATCGACATTAACCAACCTGGTTCCTAATTAAAATGAACCGGACTCTCGTCCGCCTGCCGGAAGGCATCTGCTTTCTCATCGATAAAGTTCAGGAACTGGCTGGTATGTTTCATATGCCATGTGCCAAGTTCTTGAATCGACGCGTCCAGTTGGGTGACAATTGGCTCCAGCCTGCGACTGCGGCTTGTATGCAGGTATTGAGCCATGCGGCTTCGTACCTGATTCAGCTCGGCGTTGCATTGCTGTGCATTTTGCTTCCACCGGGAGGCGACACTTTTCAGTTCTTCGGGCGTTACCTGAATCAAGCCGGAAGCACCTGCCGCTGCAGCCATACCACCGCCAGACTTGGAACCTAACGGACCGAAGTTCTTGCTGAACGGCCCCATTTGATCCATAAAGCGCGGTGAGTAGCCGATTCTCTCTCCCGTAATCGGATCATACAGATCATTGGATATGTATCCATTTTTAAAATTATATTGATCCAGACTGTGATAGTTCTCCCCGCCAAATGAGTTCTTGGCTTTATCGATAATGCCCACTCCATCGTTTGCATCCTCGTAATTGGAATTAATGTAGTACGTCGATCCCACATGTCGGTCATATCCGCCCAACGTTCCGCTGGCTACCAGATCACTGGGATTGGCATAGTTCACAACCTGCCCGTCAAACTCCCCCGCTTCAGCCCGGCGCCGCATCTCTGGCGTCAAATTGCCCATTACCGAGGGTGCACTAAACGTCACGGCTGGAATCCCGGTATAAGCAGAGGCATACTGTGCATTGCCGCCGCCCAAGGAATGCCCGGTCATCGAGAAATTCAGATCCTTATGCTTGTTCTGCATTTGACTTGCGTAGTCTTCAGCTTGATACATCTGATTGGCCCAGCCTGTAGGGGATACGGTTTTCTCAATATCTTTTACGCGATCACCCGTCCAGTTCTCCACGTCTCTTACCCTGTCACCAGCCCAATTCTCCACAGTGGATATGCCCGTAAAATCCTTGACACCTTGGACCCCTTTGTCAAGCCAATCCGGCGTAAGATTATCAACAAAATTCCCGGCCTCCTGCTGGCCCTTACGAATCAATTCTCCGCCACCAATACGACCATCCATGACGAAGTCAGGTACAGAGCGATCCAAGGACGCACTTCCTTCTGTACCTCGATAAGCAATGACCGCTTCCTTGGTCTCGGGATTATAGAATGTTACCGCATCAAAACCGGAAAACTTGTTGCTCTCTGTGCCCTCCAGGACCTGCCATCCGGGAAGCTCCGTTAATTTGTCTCCAGCCTTTTGATCCTGATAGGCTAGATCAGACATCGTTTTGTACGTTTCATCATCAATATTGGACCCGTTACTCAATAACTGCACCTCCCTTTATTTAGCGTATGGATCGTGTCCCTTGGCCATCATCACTTCTTCAATCTCAGGGCTAATGACCAGGTTCTTGGTTACCTTCTTTTTGTAGTCATACGAAATGCCAAAGCTCTGATCTTCATGATCTTTCACATGTCCTTTCAGCCCAATCTGGGACACTGCCATTTCCGGCAACAACTCTTTGCTTGTAATCACAACATCCAGCTCGAACTTCTGCTTGAAGTGTTGAATTACGGTTGCTTCAGCCTCCTGGTATAGAGCTTCCTTCTCACTTGCATTCATGTTCTGACAACCTCCCAGAAATATAGTAAACACCATCATCAGTGTGAATAAACCCTTCAACCATCCTGCACGTTTAATACGGATTCCTCCTCTGGGTAGAATCAGGGTGTTCACCATATGTGAAGCACACCCTATTCATCTGTTACCTGCATCATAGTACAAAATCAACATGAGCCATATCGGCTAACAGGATCGTTTTCATGTAACTTTCTTCCTATATGATTCATTCAGGGTACTTTGGTGTACATTACCCCGTTTCCTAATTCTTGCAACAGATACAAGATAATTTTCCCATCCACGACAAAAAGAGCCTGCTCTTGCTTAGAGCGGCCCTCCTATTTGCCATACTTAACTGTTCTATTCAAGCACCATCCGCAGAGCGGTCAGCGCAATCCCGATAATAAATCCGGTAACCGCTCCGTTGATCCGAATCCACTGCAGATCCTGCCCCACCTTATCCTCAATCATCGAGATCAAGGAGGCGTTGTCCATTTTATCTACATTTTCGCGCACGAGGTTACCGATTTTGGAATGATTTTTCTCCAGCAGAGTTGTGACCCCATCTACAATCTTGGCATTCATGCTTGTCATCAACTCGTGATCTGCCCGCAGGTCAACCAATACCCGCTCAATGGCAGGCAGTGCATACGTATCTACGTATTGTCCATCTTCCATCGCAGCGAGCGCCCGGTCTCTCAGTTCGGTGAGTTTGTTCAGCACCGTTTCCTCTGCGTTCCAGCCCTCCAGCATGTTGTTCTTCCAGCCGTTGATACCATCTTGCATAGCCTCGCTCATGGCTAACCGCACTGCCTGGGTACGTAACATATCAAGCACTTTGTACCTTAGCGCACTGCCTTCACGTTTCATATCCTCTACCCGATCGAAGAGATATCCTTGCAAAATGCCACCCAGACGCTCCTCGTTCATGTAACCCAAGAACGCATTCAGCGCAAACTGCATCAATCCGTTCATTTGAATGCCGCTGATCGCTCTCATTCCGCTTTCACCCAAAAACATCACATTCTCGGGTTTAACCAGCCACTCTTCGGCTTGCTTCAGTCCATAGTCCAGTGCTTTGGCATCGTAACCCCGCTCTGTCATCTGATGGGCAGCCCGCTCCAGGATCGGACCCAGGTCAAAGGCACCCGCCTGAGACTTGATCTCACCCGCTACGAGTGGAGCAATCTGCTCTAACGGCAGTCCCGCCAGAATTCGTTTGCAGAGCGTATCAATCATGGTCTTGATCCCGTCATTGTGAAGCTCACGCGTCAACGTATCCAGCACCGTCTCTGCTGCTTTGAAATCTGCAATTTTTTCGGTAATGCTGTCTTTATTGAGAAGGTTGTTCTCTACCGCGGAGACCAGACCTTCCGTCATTTTATCCCGATTCTTCGGTAACAATGCCGTATGCGGAATGGGAATGCCCAGCGGGTGACGGAACAGGGCGGTCACTGCGAACCAGTCCGCAAGTCCCCTACAAGTCCTGCTTCAAATGATCCTACCAGCAACTTGCCCACGGGAACGCCCTGGAACGGCAAGGATGCTGCAAATCCCGCGCCCATCACTACGAGAGACCAGGCTGCTGCTTTTTTGGTTTGTTTAGGTTTAGCCATCGTATTCTTGCTCCTTTATCTTTAATCACACGGCCCGGCCTGTACCGGATTCCGCACTCCATCGTTTCTTATGTCGGCATCTTGCATAGTTCGATTTATGTAAACTCTCCACTAGCGAAGTCATAACTTCCATATTTCGTATACTTCATCTTATCACCCACAAGCGTCAAAACCAAACCTCTGCTTGGCGAAAATGGACATTTGTGGTGTTTACTCCGTAAAATGGACCACCCCTTTTCCAATACCAGGGAGATTTTAGTATAATCAATCATGACAGCCCTTCAATGATATCGATTGGCTGCTGAGCAGCAGGGTAATTACATAATGAAAGAATGAACCAATCAGAGGAGGAATTTCGGACCATGAAACACGTGCAGGAC
Protein-coding sequences here:
- a CDS encoding YcnI family protein, whose translation is MKKTSWISKLTSTIATGTAAFMLFAGFASAHVTVSPSVAQTSAWQTYTIKIPSEKELPTTKITMKVPEGVSFKQYQPLAGWKITTEKNDSNEVTSITWEIDGDNEGILAGQFQQFNFVVQNPKAEAEVAWDAFQYYSDGSIVEWTGQPSDSNPHSITTISEDPAATDNAAAGGDHHSTGTADEEHDSTGTEAGTGDNAANDDNKANDDTTLGDALNDTVTGEPNNTDTDPGTLKLQQATLIVSILALILSFLGIALATRRKKR
- a CDS encoding DUF445 domain-containing protein codes for the protein MTALFRHPLGIPIPHTALLPKNRDKMTEGLVSAVENNLLNKDSITEKIADFKAAETVLDTLTRELHNDGIKTMIDTLCKRILAGLPLEQIAPLVAGEIKSQAGAFDLGPILERAAHQMTERGYDAKALDYGLKQAEEWLVKPENVMFLGESGMRAISGIQMNGLMQFALNAFLGYMNEERLGGILQGYLFDRVEDMKREGSALRYKVLDMLRTQAVRLAMSEAMQDGINGWKNNMLEGWNAEETVLNKLTELRDRALAAMEDGQYVDTYALPAIERVLVDLRADHELMTSMNAKIVDGVTTLLEKNHSKIGNLVRENVDKMDNASLISMIEDKVGQDLQWIRINGAVTGFIIGIALTALRMVLE